In Podospora pseudopauciseta strain CBS 411.78 chromosome 3, whole genome shotgun sequence, one genomic interval encodes:
- a CDS encoding hypothetical protein (EggNog:ENOG503NXHY; COG:Q), with protein sequence MSAIMVSYDHTSYPCVRIHTPLSRRGTGPGLIIVSGDDYEVHDDRVSQTLDPHPTKKWAEEGYAVAEVGVGLVQREQHDRVDRVLELKNQLTEAVDKLRATPECQGEEIGLIAFHHEHISRHLLDAVKEFPQIKAVIFYGWSPSEASHVPVLAHLAGNTRPSRHVPGVTIYTYPSAKDHLFALPSHASFLASAVSVSHTRCLSFLKPKTKGPYFDLEAIWDEHTRFEFEDRSVEETMKTMVDEPYVNHVPTLTGGIGRAALTRFYRDHFIFSNPDDAKLELVSRTVGIDRVVDEFLFQCTHTRTIDWLIPGIPPTGRKLSVPMTSIVNIRGDKLYHEHIAWDQGTVLRQLGLLPEYLPFPGTQLEYRVPVAGIETSSKMVDENSCASNEMLDYQVREVREVGE encoded by the exons ATGTCAGCCATCATGGTGAGCTACGACCACACAAGCTATCCGTGCGTCAGGATACATACCCCGCTTTCTCGGCGGGGAACTGGGCCTGGCCTCATCATTGTCTCTGGCGACGACTATGAGGTGCACGACGACCGCGTTAGCCAAACACTGGATCCGCACCCGACCAAGAAATGGGCAGAAGAGGGATATGCGGTGGCCGAGGTGGGGGTAGGTCTGGTCCAGAGGGAGCAACACGATCGCGTCGACAGAGTGCTTGAGCTCAAGAACCAGCTCACCGAGGCTGTTGATAAACTGAGAGCGACGCCAGAATGCCAGGGCGAAGAAATTGGCTTGATTG CATTTCACCACGAGCACATCTCCAGGCATCTCCTCGATGCTGTCAAGGAATTTCCTCAGATCAAGGCAGTCATCTTTTATGGCTGGTCACCAAGCGAAGCATCGCACGTCCCGGTTCTTGCCCACCTGGCTGGGAACACTCGTCCCAGCAGACATGTTCCGGGGGTGACCATCTACACCTACCCGTCTGCCAAAGACCACCTCTTTGCTCTGCCAAGTCATGCATCATTTTTGGCGAGCGCCGTTTCCGTCTCCCACACTCGCTGCTTGTCTTTTCTCAAGCCCAAAACGAAGGGCCCGTACTTTGACCTGGAAGCTATATGGGACGAGCACACGCGGTTCGAGTTTGAAGACCGCAGTGTGGAGGAAACAATGAAGACGATGGTGGATGAGCCCTATGTGAACCATGTGCCCACCTTGACGGGTGGCATCGGGCGAGCAGCCCTGACGAGGTTTTACCGGGACCACTTTATCTTCAGCAACCCCGACGACGCCAAACTCGAGCTGGTGAGCCGCACCGTGGGCATTGACCGGGTGGTGGACGAGTTTCTGTTTCAGTGCACTCACACCAGAACCATTGACTGGCT GATCCCTGGAATTCCCCCTACCGGAAGGAAGCTGAGTGTGCCCATGACCAGCATTGTCAACATTCGCGGCGATAAGCTCTACCACGAACACATTGCTTGGGACCAGGGAACGGTTCTTCGACAGCTCGGGCTGCTCCCAGAATATCTGCCATTCCCAGGGACCCAGTTGGAGTACCGTGTGCCGGTGGCCGGTATAGAGACGTCGAGCAAGATGGTGGATGAGAACTCGTGTGCTTCGAATGAGATGTTGGACTAtcaggtgagggaggtgagggaggtgggggagtaA
- a CDS encoding hypothetical protein (COG:S; EggNog:ENOG503P1QK), whose translation MRLPPPEVRASWPPANYENPETRGPALLIIQLIMLPIALIVLLLRFYVRISIMGKVESDDWFMVAAALCGTGVTVCVILASSLYGWSLHIWDLKYETIVSNRKVSMAVQALFVFATSFAKVSILISYLRLAPQGSWFRKLTQGTIAFVALFNSAFIVVLFTQCRPTSSYWNIIFSKSDCVPEGPPLITQASLTVLSDFLVWILPLPTLYKARLPLSQRIALIVLFSFGGVVVIGAILRLYWIWHVVERTYDVTWEGFHLWIWTAVEVHLGVICGCVPWLKSLVKFWKNGGSTAAGYSHNRAGSRSLGRMTAGSKKGKLNGEEEGADFRCDRGAVFRMVSVNGKKLDGDAYMDLDSYDGSSTAKLDVEAEQGPAARK comes from the exons ATGAGATTACCACCACCCGAGGTCAGAGCCAGCTGGCCTCCAGCCAATTATGAGAATCCTGAGACGAGAGGTCCGGCTCTTCTGATCATCCAGCTCATCATGCTTCCCATCGCCCTCATCGTTCTACTCCTCCGTTTCTACGTCCGTATCAGCATCATGGGCAAGGTCGAATCCGACGATTGGTTCATGGTAGCCGCCGCT CTGTGCGGAACGGGAGTAACAGTGTGCGTCATTCTGGCATCCTCCCTGTACGGCTGGAGCCTTCATATCTGGGATCTCAAGTATGAGACCATCGTATCCAACCGCAAGGTGTCCATGGCCGTGCAGGCTCTATTTGTCTTCGCGACCAGCTTTGCCAAGGTGTCTATCCTGATCAGCTACCTCCGTCTTGCGCCCCAAGGGTCGTGGTTCCGAAAGCTCACTC AGGGCACCATTGCGTTTGTCGCCCTGTTCAACTCggccttcatcgtcgtcctcttcaCCCAATGCCGGCCAACATCTTCCTACTGGAACATCATCTTCAGCAAGTCAGACTGCGTCCCCGAGGGCCCGCCGCTCATAACCCAGGCGTCCCTGACCGTGTTGTCCGATTTCTTGGTCTGGATTTTGCCACTGCCGACCTTGTACAAGGCCCGTCTCCCGCTCTCGCAACGCATCGCGCTCATCGTCCTATTCTCGTTTGGGGGCGTGGTTGTCATTGGGGCCATTTTGCGACTGTACTGGATCTGGCATGTGGTGGAAAGGACATACGACGTGACTTGGGAGGGGTTTCACCTCTGGATCTGGACGGCCGTCGAGGTGCATTTGGGAGTTATTTGCGGTTGCGTGCCATGGTTGAAGTCGCTGGTCAAGTTCTGGAAGAACGGGGGCTCGACGGCGGCAGGATATTCCCATAACCGAGCCGGGAGTAGGAGTCTGGGCAGGATGACTGCGGGCAGCAAAAAGGGGAAGCTGAacggggaagaggagggtgccgATTTCAGGTGTGATCGGGGGGCTGTGTTTCGGATGGTGAGTGTCAAtggcaagaagctggacgGCGATGCGTACATGGACCTGGACAGCTACGACGGCAGCAGTACCGCGAAGCTGGACGTCGAGGCAGAGCAAGGCCCAGCTGCCCGGAAGTAG
- a CDS encoding hypothetical protein (EggNog:ENOG503NVYR; COG:F), protein MSASHTPTAEPTVTFASGRDTVNDPPDVRILHYNDVYHLDSSSAEPAGGVSRFMTVVKEYRSPPQPNSNLPDLVPLFSGDVFNPSLESSITKGSHMVPILNNIGTLATCVGNHDLDFGVRQFRHLSSKCRFPWLLANVLDPALGEGVPLGNAKKTHMITTSNGIKIGLIGLGEREWLDTINSLPPDIVYRSASEVAQELVPELKEQGADVIIALTHQREPNDNKLARNLGGGMIDLILGGHDHFYAHSYINGTHVLRSGADFKQLSYIELRRNQDLEGTAKKWDVDIVRRDIVRAIKKDQETEKLVEGLTAKLKKSLEKPIGWTAEPLDARFTTVRTRESNIGNWVCDIMRGHYGADCALMAAGTIRGDQIYSPGPVRVKDVTDCFPFEDPVVVIKAAGRNIWDALENGVSLYPALEGRFPQVSNIKFRFDPSLPVGERVLWVEIGGQPLDKEKVYVMATRGYMARGKDGYKALLIQSEGGDCEEVVSEENGILISAMLRQYFMALTVMNKWARWGPSLARHWDKVVQETSSSCPTLPASPTETRQPGDRRKHGNTTTNSHKGWDYFTPAKLRERRSSVSPLVGHAEDDSSDEESPDEDVHRTEVRDTDRELRVMRKFFRKWCRIAGVDDGKDCVEGLKDSEGEVSWTRAIRPKLEGRIVMVAS, encoded by the exons ATGAGTGCATCTCACACCCCCACCGCCGAACCAACCGTCACCTTTGCCTCGGGCCGTGACACGGTCAACGACCCCCCCGACGTCCGCATTCTCCACTACAACGATGTCTACCACCTcgactcctcctcggccgaaCCCGCCGGAGGCGTCTCCCGCTTCATGACAGTAGTAAAAGAATACCGCTCCCCGCCccagcccaacagcaacctcccCGACCTCGTCCCCCTGTTCTCGGGGGACgtcttcaacccctcccttgAATCTTCCATCACCAAAGGCTCCCACATGGTCCCCATCCTGAACAACATCGGCACCCTAGCCACCTGCGTGGGGAACCACGACCTGGATTTTGGGGTCAGGCAGTTTCGCCATCTATCTTCCAAGTGCCGCTTCCCCTGGCTCCTCGCCAACGTCCTTGATCCTGCTTTGGGCGAAGGGGTCCCACTGGGTAACGCGAAGAAGACCCACATGATCACCACGTCAAACGGGATCAAGATTGGGCTGATCGGTCTCGGGGAAAGGGAGTGGTTGGACACGATCAACTCCCTTCCGCCTGATATCGTTTACCGGTCGGCCAGTGAGGTGGCGCAGGAGCTGGTGCCGGAGCTGAAGGAGCAAGGCGCTGACGTGATTATCGCGCTCACTCATCAAAGAGAGCCAAACGACAACAAGCTTGCGAGGAATCTGGGAGGGGGCATGATTGACCTTATTCTGGGCGGGCACGACCACTTTTATGCGCATAGTTACATCAACGGGACCCATGTGCTGAGATCAGGGGCGGATTTTAAACAGCTGAGTTATATCGAGCTGAGGCGGAATCAGGACTTGGAAGGGACGGCCAAGAAGTGGGACGTGGACATTGTTCGGAGGGACATTGTACGAGCGATCAAGAAGGACCAGGAGACGGAGAAGCTGGTCGAGGGCTTGACGGCGAAGCTTAAGAAGAGTCTGGAGAAGCCGATTGGGTGGACGGCGGAGCCGTTGGATGCGCGGTTTACGACTGTGAGGACGAGAGAGTCGAACATTGGGAATTGGGTTTGTGATATCATGAGGGGGCATTACGGGGCGGACTGTGCGCTGATGGCGGCGGGGACGATAAGGGGGGATCAAATCTACTCGCCGGGTCCGGTTAGGGTGAAGGATGTGACGGACTGTTTCCCGTTTGAGGatccggtggtggtgatcaaggcggcggggaggaaTATCTGGGACGCGCTGGAGAACGGGGTGAGTTTGTACCCGGcgctggaggggaggtttCCGCAGGTGTCGAATATCAAGTTTAGGTTTGACCCTTCGCTGccggtgggggagagggtgttgtgGGTGGAGATTGGCGGTCAGCCGCTGGATAAGGAGAAGGTCTATGTCATGGCTACTAGAGGGTATATGGCCAGAGGAAAGGATGGCTACAAAGCCTTGCTGATCCAATccgagggtggtgattgcgaggaggttgtttCGGAAGAGAACGGCATCCTGATCTCAGCGATGCTGAGGCAGTATTTTATGGCGCTGACTGTCATGAACAAGTGGGCCAGATGGGGTCCATCATTGGCAAGACATTG GGACAAGGTGGTACAAGAGACTTCCTCCAGCTGTCCCACTTTGCCAGCGTCACCAACCGAGACCCGCCAGCCAGGAGACAGGAGAAAACAcggcaacaccaccaccaactcgcACAAGGGATGGGACTATTTCACACCTGCCAAACTCCGAGAAAGGAGATCAAGCGTCAGCCCCTTAGTTGGTCACGCAGAAGACGACTCGTCCGACGAAGAGTCACCGGATGAGGACGTACACCGGACCGAAGTCAGAGACACTGACAGGGAGCTGAGGGTGATGCGCAAGTTCTTTAGGAAGTGGTGTCGTATTGcgggtgttgatgatggcaaggACTGCGTGGAGGGGCTCAAGGACAGCGAGGGTGAGGTTAGCTGGACACGGGCGATTAGACCCAAGCTCGAGGGGAGGATTGTGATGGTCGCTTCTTAA
- the SMY2 gene encoding kinesin-like protein (EggNog:ENOG503NUVE; COG:S), translating to MPTGLSSSFASAAAGQTRDSRGNGRVDAGRTGGSGEWPRSNGTRTFRRPSTTPFNQNLSSNPADLMQSSVSDTPSSYPNSQPGFGEGAAKYTREELLDIFNSIEPAKMDVSSLLEPNWNPGHLNGSQPSARPWGKSGDSGHAPQDPSVCWDADGSVKPIGLEDMTEEERLMFSTDVNSTMKPPQPKQPQEGSTPQGGGINGRKTSVSASNYPLASPSTSRPVTRRRETADTNPFPSASVASPTASRFSRDEWFPRRNTAEVKEMTDEPEEDHNLREAPAKNQPFALRANTGGPTGFGSASSLWGPGTPTSSSGIGGGAFGNFAIPTPTTAEKRFPSSGGSRLAHLIPKDSTESAAPKASDAASWRPRQRTDTDPFTNRDDGASGSAALGGAQDNSPPLASAQPLRGNSVFDTPVKGSAGDFGMANLRLGDRVDGHGPNSPSDTNPFRSPTAVDGREEQQDDHHDRQHHDTLRNNQPGPAPDNHSGYSTLPRSFGATGPFDGSDRSQTSSVGAKGFPAVNHLGGWPSAPSVGTPDRDRSFNPFGPGIFGPITDLPSPGLGGLNSVFGVPTTSRLARGKLESLFPTAMQAPIHPHDQDGLADSIPDLRQANPLGAIGRGAIGLPREATSPVRGNRAAFEDMYSTPDQTRSPFSAPDQDQQGLTSTAPGQSFPTTGGPSFVSGQAGGDPGSVRTMVMPDRMRWVYLDPQQVVQGPFSGLEMNDWYKANFFTPDLRVKRLEDRDFEPLGQLIRRIGNSREPFLVPQMGIPHGPAPPTGGYGPGVSDPVPPLQNAFPSFGRTLTAAQQNDLERRKQEEQMYHARARELAQFSRHPLQTSVPSTLQHHSSIHSLQSQPSFGSMTSPITMPPQPPIGPMVPGAPFFDSGAGIAPGPAQPPIGPSADLFPADLNLSERQMLANMQATGSLPAVFPSQSGGANAADGGLQSQLPHVDQLQQDSEGFKDRLLQFQDLRSERDAEEAAATATAQACKVIDEVVKQEEPAPADSAPAPISAPVPAPAAPETLVAAPEPAVARKAAAPAQSELSLTEKVRKTQADNAKSAQKPSASGLPMPFPPPQNAPLPAPTAQRPASNLPSQYGDRSASGTPDTSSEGAPLAPPPTAPWAPQPGAEAHKGPSLKEIQEAEAKKAAKKEEAAAAARRAALEQETAALLAREKAAAAASIGLPATSTWGTGSPVSAASGSPWKQPTVVKTPVSASTPSKKTLADIQREEELRKQKAKEADRQASAAAGAALGKRYADLASKTSSPAGIAPAGPATQAMTGGGWSTVGAGGKVKVPTGPAAQNRSASTTGIKPSATPVAPKATPKPAQTSLKDARNLALDEFKNWVRRELTRGAIKEADGLTNTLLEMPLDQPDIISDVVYSCEYTLNGKDFAMEFVRRKKLADKGIIEKDSTVASMPSDAKMVSNNGWSEVAKKGSSSAQATKEEAALPGFRVVPSKKKGKK from the exons ATGCCTACAGGCCTGTCTTCCAGCTTCgcctctgccgccgccggccaAACCCGAGATTCCAGAGGAAACGGACGAGTCGACGCGGGACGTACTGGTGGGAGCGGTGAATG GCCGCGCTCGAATGGGACTAGGACTTTCCGCCGAccctccaccactccctTCAACCAAAACCTCTCGTCCAACCCCGCCGATCTCATGCAGTCTTCCGTTTCCGACACGCCTTCTTCGTATCCAAACAGCCAGCCAGgctttggggagggggccgcGAAATACACCAGGGAGGAGCTGCTCGACATCTTCAATAGTATTGAACCCGCCAAGATGGATGTCTCCAGTCTTTTGGAGCCGAATTGGAACCCGGGCCATTTGAACGGTAGCCAACCCTCTGCTCGTCCATGGGGCAAAAGTGGCGACTCGGGCCATGCCCCACAGGATCCCAGCGTGTGTTGGGACGCAGATGGCAGTGTCAAGCCCATCGGTTTAGAGGACatgaccgaggaggagcgccTCATGTTTTCGACTGATGTGAACTCGACCATGAAGCCACCTCAGCCGAAACAGCCCCAAGAGGGGAGCACCCCTCAAGGCGGGGGCATCAACGGTCGCAAGACGTCTGTGAGCGCCTCGAATTACCCTCTCGCCTCCCCGTCGACCTCCCGCCCTGTGACCAGGCGTAGGGAGACGGCTGACACGAACCCGTTTCCATCTGCGTCTGTGGCCTCGCCGACAGCCTCTCGCTTCTCCCGGGATGAGTGGTTTCCCCGCCGCAACACGGCCGAGGTCAAAGAGATGACGGATGAGCCAGAAGAGGACCACAATTTACGCGAGGCTCCGGCCAAGAATCAACCTTTTGCACTGCGTGCCAACACAGGCGGTCCGACTGGCTTTGGCAGTGCTAGTTCTCTCTGGGGCCCAGGCACGCCCACCTCGAGTTCTGGAATCGGTGGTGGGGCATTTGGCAACTTTGCCATTCCCACGCCCACCACTGCCGAGAAGCGCTTCCCATCTTCGGGCGGGAGTCGTCTTGCGCACCTGATCCCGAAGGACTCGACTGAGAGCGCAGCGCCCAAAGCAAGTGATGCCGCCAGCTGGCGTCCTCGCCAGCGGACTGATACAGACCCGTTTACGAACCGGGACGATGGTGCATCTGGCAGTGCAGCTTTGGGCGGGGCTCAGGACAACAGTCCGCCTCTGGCCTCGGCCCAGCCGCTGCGCGGCAACAGTGTTTTCGACACCCCTGTGAAGGGAAGCGCCGGCGACTTTGGCATGGCTAATCTGCGTCTTGGTGACCGTGTGGATGGACATGGCCCAAACAGTCCCTCGGACACGAACCCTTTCCGCAGCCCCACTGCGGTGGACGGCCGCGAGGAGCAGCAAGACGACCATCACGACCGTCAGCACCACGATACTCTCCGCAACAACCAGCCCGGCCCAGCCCCTGACAACCATTCTGGCTACAGCACGCTTCCTCGTTCTTTCGGGGCTACTGGCCCCTTTGACGGCAGCGATCGGAGCCAGACCTCTAGTGTCGGTGCCAAGGGCTTCCCCGCTGTGAACCATCTGGGCGGTTGGCCTTCTGCACCCTCTGTTGGCACTCCCGATCGTGATCGATCTTTCAACCCGTTCGGACCTGGCATTTTCGGGCCCATTACCGATCTCCCGTCCCCTGGCCTGGGCGGTCTCAACAGCGTCTTCGGCGTGCCCACTACCTCGAGACTTGCCCGTGGAAAGCTCGAGTCTCTTTTCCCGACGGCCATGCAGGCTCCAATCCACCCTCACGACCAAGACGGGCTCGCTGATTCTATCCCTGATCTTCGTCAAGCCAATCCTCTGGGTGCTATTGGCCGTGGTGCCATTGGTTTGCCCCGTGAAGCCACTAGTCCTGTCCGGGGCAACCGGGCTGCCTTTGAGGATATGTATTCGACTCCTGACCAGACCCGTTCTCCTTTCTCCGCCCCCGATCAAGACCAGCAGGGTCTCACGAGCACCGCCCCGGGCCAGTCATTCCCCACTACCGGCGGTCCTTCCTTCGTCTCTGGCCAGGCTGGAGGAGATCCGGGCTCGGTCAGAACCATGGTCATGCCGGACAGGATGCGCTGGGTTTATCTCGATCCCCAGCAAGTAGTTCAAGGGCCCTTCAGCGGTCTCGAGATGAATGACTGGTACAAGGCGAACTTCTTCACGCCTGACCTTCGGGTCAAACGGCTGGAGGATCGTGACTTTGAGCCTCTTGGTCAGCTTATCCGGCGCATCGGAAACTCCCGGGAGCCTTTCCTCGTGCCGCAAATGGGTATCCCTCATGGCCCTGCTCCTCCCACTGGGGGCTACGGTCCTGGAGTGTCTGATCCTGTCCCGCCCCTTCAGAACGCCTTCCCTTCCTTCGGCCGCACCCTTACCGCTGCTCAGCAGAATGACCTTGAACGCCGTAAGCAGGAGGAACAAATGTATCATGCCAGAGCGCGAGAGCTGGCTCAGTTTTCccgccatcccctccaaaccTCTGTGCCCAGCACGCTCCAGCACCACTCCAGCATCCACAGCCTGCAGAGTCAGCCCAGCTTTGGCAGCATGACGTCTCCCATCACCAtgcctcctcagcctcccaTTGGTCCCATGGTTCCGGGCGCCCCTTTTTTTGATTCGGGTGCTGGCATCGCCCCCGGTCCTGCGCAGCCCCCCATTGGTCCTTCTGCCGACCTTTTTCCTGCGGATTTGAACCTCAGTGAGCGCCAGATGCTCGCCAACATGCAGGCCACCGGGTCACTGCCGGCCGTTTTCCCCTCGCAGTCAGGGGGTGCCAATGCTGCCGATGGTGGCCTCCAGAGCCAACTGCCTCATGTCGACCAGCTTCAGCAAGACTCCGAGGGCTTCAAGGACAGGCTCCTCCAGTTTCAAGATCTCCGCTCTGAGCGTGATGCTGAAGAGGCGGCCGCCACTGCCACTGCCCAGGCCTGCAAGGTCATCGACGAGGTTGTCAAGCAAGAAGAGCCAGCGCCGGCTGATTCTGCCCCCGCTCCCATTTCAGCTCCCGTGCCCgctcctgctgctcccgAGACTCTCGTAGCGGCCCCCGAGCCCGCTGTCGCCAGGAAGGCTGCTGCCCCAGCCCAGTCTGAACTGTCTCTGACCGAGAAGGTGCGTAAGACGCAGGCCGATAACGCCAAGTCGGCGCAGAAGCCTTCTGCTTCTGGCCTTCCAAtgcccttcccccccccgcAAAACGCCCCTCTGCCTGCTCCCACGGCGCAGCGTCCTGCTTCCAACCTCCCTAGTCAGTATGGCGATCGGTCCGCCTCTGGAACTCCTGACACGTCTTCTGAGGGTGCCCCTcttgcccctccccctaccGCTCCCTGGGCTCCTCAGCCTGGTGCTGAGGCTCACAAGGGCCCAAGTCTGAAGGAAATTcaagaggccgaggccaagaaggctgccaagaaggaggaggccgcaGCCGCCGCTAGACGCGCGGCACTCGAGCAAGAGACGGCAGCTCTTCTGGCGCGTGAGaaggcggctgctgctgccagtATCGGTCTTCCTGCCACTAGTACCTGGGGTACCGGCTCGCCAGTCAGCGCGGCCAGTGGCAGCCCCTGGAAGCAGCCCACGGTCGTCAAGACTCCCGTGTCTGCCAGCACTCCCTCCAAGAAGACTCTGGCCGACATTCAGcgtgaggaggagctgcgcaagcagaaggccaaggaggctgaTCGCCAGGCCAGCGCTGCTGCCGGTGCCGCTCTTGGCAAGCGTTATGCCGATCTTGCCAGCAAGACGTCGTCGCCCGCTGGTATTGCGCCCGCTGGCCCCGCGACACAAGCCATGactggaggtggatggtcTACTGTGGGGGCTGGcggcaaggtcaaggttcCTACGGGTCCCGCTGCTCAGAACCGGTCTGCTAGCACCACCGGCATCAAGCCCTCGGCCACACCGGTTGCGCCCAAGGCCACACCCAAGCCTGCCCAGACATCGCTCAAAGATGCCAGAAACCTTGCCCTTGACGAGTTCAAGAACTGGGTCCGCCGTGAGCTGACGCGTGGTGCTATCAAGGAGG CCGACGGCCTCACTAATACTTTGTTGGAAATGCCGCTTGATCAGCCCGATATTATCTCGGACGTTGTGTACAGTTGCGAGTACACTCTGAACGGCAAGGACTTTGCCATGGAGTTTGTGCGCCGCAAGAAGCTGGCGGACAAGGGCATCATCGAGAAGGACTCGACGGTGGCGTCGATGCCCAGCGATGCCAAGATGGTCAGCAACAACGGCTGGAGCGAAgtggccaagaagggcagcagcagtgcgCAGGCTacaaaggaggaggcggcgctgCCTGGCTTCCGTGTGGTCcccagcaagaagaagggcaagaaatAG
- the ats1 gene encoding Peroxygenase 1 (EggNog:ENOG503P4H0; COG:E): MSPDPIVRHARREDVPAILELIRELADYEHELSSVEATEEKLLCTIAFAPSSSTSTVPAADETEPTSSNKPARCLILLSPQGIPAGIALYFYNYSTWRARPGIYLEDLYVKQSERKKGYGKRLLVELAKEVVALKGGRLEWSVLKWNEPSIKFYESIGANMMSEG; this comes from the exons ATGTCTCCAGATCCAATTGTTCGTCACGCTAGACGCGAGG ATGTTCCCGCCATCCTCGAGCTGATCCGTGAACTCGCCGACTATGAACACGAGCTCAGCAGCGTCGAAGCCACCGAGGAAAAACTACTATGTACCATCGCCTTtgccccctcctcgtccacaTCTACCGTTCCTGCTGCCGACGAAACCGAGCCGACATCCTCAAACAAGCCAGCCCGCTGCCTGATCCTCCTGAGCCCCCAAGGCATCCCCGCTGGTATCGCGCTGTATTTCTACAACTATAGCACCTGGCGCGCCCGCCCCGGCATCTACCTCGAAGATCTCTACGTCAAGCAGAGCGAGCGCAAAAAGGGGTACGGCAAGAGACTGCTAGTCGAGTTGGCTAAGGAAGTCGTGGCCTTAAAGGGAGGGCGGCTTGAGTGGAGTGTGCTCAAGTGGAATGAACCCTCCATCAAGTTCTACGAAAGCATTGGCGCCAATATGATGAGCGA GGGTTGA